Proteins from one Lepidochelys kempii isolate rLepKem1 chromosome 6, rLepKem1.hap2, whole genome shotgun sequence genomic window:
- the LRRC57 gene encoding leucine-rich repeat-containing protein 57 isoform X4 produces the protein MGNSALKAHLETAQKTGVFQLTGKGLSEFPEDLQKLASNLRTIDLSNNKIEILPPLMGKFSVLKSLALNNNKLAALPEELCKLKKLETLHVNGNHLTQLPATFGQLLALKTLSLSGNKLRTVPTQLCSLHHLDVVDLSRNQIQSVPDTVGDLQAIELNLNQNQISQISVQISHCPRLKVLRLEENCLDLSMLPQSILSDSQISLLAVEGNLFEIKKLRELEGYDKYMERFTATKKKFT, from the exons ATGGGAAATAGTGCCTTAAAAGCTCACTTGGAGACAGCCCAGAAAACAGGCGTGTTCCAGCTAACTGGAAAGGGTCTGTCTGAG tttCCTGAAGACCTGCAGAAGCTAGCTAGCAACTTAAGGACAATAGACTTGTCAAACAACAAAATTGAGATCCTGCCACCACTGATGGGAAAGTTTTCTGTTCTTAAGAGTCTTGctttaaacaacaacaaactgG CTGCTCTACCTGAGGAGTTGTGTAAGCTGAAAAAACTCGAGACCTTGCATGTGAATGGCAACCATCTGACGCAGCTGCCTGCCACCTTTGGACAACTCTTGGCTCTCAAGACCCTGAGCCTTTCTGGAAACAAGCTTCGAACTGTGCCCACCCAACTCTGCAGTCTTCATCACCTAGATGTAGTGGATCTTTCAAGAAACCAGATCCAGAGCGTGCCAGACACAGTGGGGGACCTGCAGGCCATTGAACTCAATTTGAATCAGAACCAG ATTTCCCAGATCTCAGTGCAGATCTCTCACTGTCCACGCCTCAAAGTCCTGCGTTTGGAAGAGAACTGTCTAGACCTCAGCATGCTTCCTCAGAGCATACTCAGTGATTCCCAGATCTCATTGCTTGCAGTGGAGGGTAATCTCTTTGAAATCAAGAAACTCAGAGAACTGGAGGGCTATGACAAG TACATGGAGCGGTTCACAGCCACCAAGAAGAAGTTTACATGA
- the LRRC57 gene encoding leucine-rich repeat-containing protein 57 isoform X3, whose translation MGNSALKAHLETAQKTGVFQLTGKGLSEFPEDLQKLASNLRTIDLSNNKIEILPPLMGKFSVLKSLALNNNKLAALPEELCKLKKLETLHVNGNHLTQLPATFGQLLALKTLSLSGNKLRTVPTQLCSLHHLDVVDLSRNQIQSVPDTVGDLQAIELNLNQNQISQISVQISHCPRLKVLRLEENCLDLSMLPQSILSDSQISLLAVEGNLFEIKKLRELEGYDKLFWKPQRTTCNPREISITHKSQNN comes from the exons ATGGGAAATAGTGCCTTAAAAGCTCACTTGGAGACAGCCCAGAAAACAGGCGTGTTCCAGCTAACTGGAAAGGGTCTGTCTGAG tttCCTGAAGACCTGCAGAAGCTAGCTAGCAACTTAAGGACAATAGACTTGTCAAACAACAAAATTGAGATCCTGCCACCACTGATGGGAAAGTTTTCTGTTCTTAAGAGTCTTGctttaaacaacaacaaactgG CTGCTCTACCTGAGGAGTTGTGTAAGCTGAAAAAACTCGAGACCTTGCATGTGAATGGCAACCATCTGACGCAGCTGCCTGCCACCTTTGGACAACTCTTGGCTCTCAAGACCCTGAGCCTTTCTGGAAACAAGCTTCGAACTGTGCCCACCCAACTCTGCAGTCTTCATCACCTAGATGTAGTGGATCTTTCAAGAAACCAGATCCAGAGCGTGCCAGACACAGTGGGGGACCTGCAGGCCATTGAACTCAATTTGAATCAGAACCAG ATTTCCCAGATCTCAGTGCAGATCTCTCACTGTCCACGCCTCAAAGTCCTGCGTTTGGAAGAGAACTGTCTAGACCTCAGCATGCTTCCTCAGAGCATACTCAGTGATTCCCAGATCTCATTGCTTGCAGTGGAGGGTAATCTCTTTGAAATCAAGAAACTCAGAGAACTGGAGGGCTATGACAAG CTGTTTTGGAAGCCACAGAGGACAACATGCAACCCCAGAGAAATTTCCATCACCCACAAAAG
- the LRRC57 gene encoding leucine-rich repeat-containing protein 57 isoform X1, with protein MGNSALKAHLETAQKTGVFQLTGKGLSEFPEDLQKLASNLRTIDLSNNKIEILPPLMGKFSVLKSLALNNNKLAALPEELCKLKKLETLHVNGNHLTQLPATFGQLLALKTLSLSGNKLRTVPTQLCSLHHLDVVDLSRNQIQSVPDTVGDLQAIELNLNQNQISQISVQISHCPRLKVLRLEENCLDLSMLPQSILSDSQISLLAVEGNLFEIKKLRELEGYDKLFWKPQRTTCNPREISITHKRLCLLSLIQTRFSIKFDLAFCLLYIAVLPFLCHSQNSFIVAPAVN; from the exons ATGGGAAATAGTGCCTTAAAAGCTCACTTGGAGACAGCCCAGAAAACAGGCGTGTTCCAGCTAACTGGAAAGGGTCTGTCTGAG tttCCTGAAGACCTGCAGAAGCTAGCTAGCAACTTAAGGACAATAGACTTGTCAAACAACAAAATTGAGATCCTGCCACCACTGATGGGAAAGTTTTCTGTTCTTAAGAGTCTTGctttaaacaacaacaaactgG CTGCTCTACCTGAGGAGTTGTGTAAGCTGAAAAAACTCGAGACCTTGCATGTGAATGGCAACCATCTGACGCAGCTGCCTGCCACCTTTGGACAACTCTTGGCTCTCAAGACCCTGAGCCTTTCTGGAAACAAGCTTCGAACTGTGCCCACCCAACTCTGCAGTCTTCATCACCTAGATGTAGTGGATCTTTCAAGAAACCAGATCCAGAGCGTGCCAGACACAGTGGGGGACCTGCAGGCCATTGAACTCAATTTGAATCAGAACCAG ATTTCCCAGATCTCAGTGCAGATCTCTCACTGTCCACGCCTCAAAGTCCTGCGTTTGGAAGAGAACTGTCTAGACCTCAGCATGCTTCCTCAGAGCATACTCAGTGATTCCCAGATCTCATTGCTTGCAGTGGAGGGTAATCTCTTTGAAATCAAGAAACTCAGAGAACTGGAGGGCTATGACAAG CTGTTTTGGAAGCCACAGAGGACAACATGCAACCCCAGAGAAATTTCCATCACCCACAAAAGGTTGTGTCTCTTAAGCCTTATTCAGACTAGATTTTCCATAAAATTTGACCTGGCTTTCTGCTTATTGTATATAGCAGTCCTCCCTTTTCTTTGTCATAGTCAGAATTCTTTTATAGTAGCCCCTGCAGTAAACTGA
- the HAUS2 gene encoding HAUS augmin-like complex subunit 2 — MPHTAWRRGRGFAPSLSGAGAELPARGRARAAGLDAKAAMACSNPWDAAQPTAAGLVLAKCLAAGVVTQEMLDLSAKQAPCFVHLTEVEKIADIRAEINQKSLETEILGLEKETADIAHPYFLTQKCQALQVMNKHLEAVLKEKRTLRQRLMKPLCQENLPIEAVFHRYVAELLTLAVAFIEKLESHLQTIRSIPQIPLTMKNMDNALAKINLLVTETEELAEQILTWREMQKGIHYDNSQITNESDPSFRSLVSP, encoded by the exons ATGCCACACACAGCATGGCGAAGGGGGCGTGGCTTCGCCCCCAGCCTGAGCGGCGCGGGGGCGGAGCTTCCGGCGCGAGGGCGGGCGCGCGCGGCAGGTTTGGACGCGAAGGCGGCGATGGCCTGTTCGAACCCTTGGGACGCGGCTCAGCCCACAGCCGCGGGGCTGGTGCTGGCCAAGTGCCTGGCGGCGGGTGTGGTGACCCAG GAGATGTTGGATTTATCTGCTAAACAAGCCCCATGCTTTGTGCACCTCACTGAGGTAGAGAAAATTGCAGACATCCGAGCTGAAATAAACCAG AAGAGCCTGGAAACTGAAATCCTGGGACTGGAAAAGGAAACTGCAGATATTGCTCACCCATACTTCCTGA CTCAGAAATGCCAAGCTCTGCAAGTTATGAATAAACACTTGGAAGCAGTGCTGAAAGAGAAGAGGACTCTCCGGCAGAGGTTAATGAAGCCCTTGTGTCAAGAGAACTTGCCTATTGAAGCTGTATTCCACAG GTATGTAGCAGAGTTATTGACATTGGCAGTGGCCTTCATTGAGAAACTGGAAAGCCACTTGCAGACAATAAGGAGCATCCCTCAGATACCCCTGACCATGAAAAACATG GACAATGCTCTGGCAAAAATTAACTTGCTTGTGACAGAGACTGAAGAGCTGGCAGAGCAGATACTGACGTGGAGAGAGATGCAAAAAGGAATCCATTATGACAACTCCCAGATCACTAATGAATCAGATCCTAGCTTCAGAAGCTTAGTTTCACCATAA
- the LRRC57 gene encoding leucine-rich repeat-containing protein 57 isoform X5, giving the protein MGKFSVLKSLALNNNKLAALPEELCKLKKLETLHVNGNHLTQLPATFGQLLALKTLSLSGNKLRTVPTQLCSLHHLDVVDLSRNQIQSVPDTVGDLQAIELNLNQNQISQISVQISHCPRLKVLRLEENCLDLSMLPQSILSDSQISLLAVEGNLFEIKKLRELEGYDKLFWKPQRTTCNPREISITHKRLCLLSLIQTRFSIKFDLAFCLLYIAVLPFLCHSQNSFIVAPAVN; this is encoded by the exons ATGGGAAAGTTTTCTGTTCTTAAGAGTCTTGctttaaacaacaacaaactgG CTGCTCTACCTGAGGAGTTGTGTAAGCTGAAAAAACTCGAGACCTTGCATGTGAATGGCAACCATCTGACGCAGCTGCCTGCCACCTTTGGACAACTCTTGGCTCTCAAGACCCTGAGCCTTTCTGGAAACAAGCTTCGAACTGTGCCCACCCAACTCTGCAGTCTTCATCACCTAGATGTAGTGGATCTTTCAAGAAACCAGATCCAGAGCGTGCCAGACACAGTGGGGGACCTGCAGGCCATTGAACTCAATTTGAATCAGAACCAG ATTTCCCAGATCTCAGTGCAGATCTCTCACTGTCCACGCCTCAAAGTCCTGCGTTTGGAAGAGAACTGTCTAGACCTCAGCATGCTTCCTCAGAGCATACTCAGTGATTCCCAGATCTCATTGCTTGCAGTGGAGGGTAATCTCTTTGAAATCAAGAAACTCAGAGAACTGGAGGGCTATGACAAG CTGTTTTGGAAGCCACAGAGGACAACATGCAACCCCAGAGAAATTTCCATCACCCACAAAAGGTTGTGTCTCTTAAGCCTTATTCAGACTAGATTTTCCATAAAATTTGACCTGGCTTTCTGCTTATTGTATATAGCAGTCCTCCCTTTTCTTTGTCATAGTCAGAATTCTTTTATAGTAGCCCCTGCAGTAAACTGA